A section of the Passer domesticus isolate bPasDom1 chromosome 17, bPasDom1.hap1, whole genome shotgun sequence genome encodes:
- the LHX5 gene encoding LIM/homeobox protein Lhx5 isoform X2: MMVHCAGCERPILDRFLLNVLDRAWHIKCVQCCECKCNLTEKCFSREGKLYCKNDFFRRFGTKCAGCSQGISPSDLVRKARNKVFHLNCFTCMVCNKQLSTGEELYIIDENKFVCKEDYLNSPSLKEGSLNSAPGAGSCHASQWGRCCERVSSCTDRSLSPDLQDPMQDDTKETDNSTSSDKETTNNENEEQNSGTKRRGPRTTIKAKQLETLKAAFAATPKPTRHIREQLAQETGLNMRVIQVWFQNRRSKERRMKQLSALGARRHAFFRSPRRMRPLGGRLDESEMLGSTPYTYYGDYQGDYYGPGGNYDFFPHGPPSQAQSPADSSYLQNSGPGSTPLGPLEPPLSGHHSSENQRYTDMISHPDTPSPEPGMTGSLHPIPGEVFSGGPSPPFSMSSNSGYSGALSHPNPELSEAAVW; the protein is encoded by the exons ATGATGGTGCATTGTGCGGGCTGCGAGAGGCCGATTTTGGACCGCTTCCTACTCAACGTCTTGGACAGGGCATGGCACATCAAATGCGTCCAGTGCTGCGAGTGCAAGTGCAACCTGACCGAGAAATGCTTCTCCAGGGAAGGGAAACTCTACTGCAAAAATGACTTTTTCAG GAGGTTTGGTACCAAATGCGCCGGCTGCTCCCAAGGGATCTCTCCCAGCGACCTCGTCCGGAAAGCCCGGAATAAAGTCTTTCACCTGAACTGTTTCACCTGCATGGTCTGCAACAAGCAGCTCTCCACGGGCGAGGAACTCTATATCATCGACGAAAACAAATTTGTTTGCAAAGAGGATTATTTGAACTCTCCCAGTTTGAAGGAAGGCAGCCTCAACTCAG CACCCGGGGCCGGATCCTGCCACGCCAGTCAGTGGGGCCGCTGCTGTGAGCGAG TGTCCTCATGTACAGACAGGAGTTTGTCCCCGGATCTCCAGGACCCCATGCAGGACGACACCAAGGAGACGGACAACTCCACCTCCTCGGACAAGGAGACCACCAACAACGAGAACGAGGAGCAGAACTCGGGCACCAAGCGCCGGGGGCCCCGCACCACCATTAAAGCCAAGCAGCTGGAGACCCTCAAAGCTGCCTTCGCCgccacccccaaacccacccggCACATCCGGGAGCAGCTGGCCCAGGAGACCGGCCTCAACATGAGAGTCATCCAG GTGTGGTTCCAGAACCGTCGGTCCAAGGAGCGGCGGATGAAGCAGCTGAGCGCGCTGGGCGCCCGGCGGCACGCGTTCTTCCGCAGCCCCCGCAGGATGCGGCCCCTCGGCGGCCGCCTCGACGAGTCCGAGATGCTCGGCTCCACGCCCTACACGTACTACGGAG attACCAAGGTGACTACTACGGGCCGGGAGGCAACTATGACTTTTTCCCCCACGGGCCGCCCTCCCAAGCCCAGTCCCCGGCCGACTCCAGCTACCTTCAGAACTCAGGACCCGGCTCCACACCCCTGGGACCCTTGGAGCCCCCCCTAAGCGGACACCACTCCTCAGAAAACCAAAGGTACACGGATATGATCTCGCACCCCGACACGCCGAGCCCCGAGCCGGGGATGACGGGCTCGCTGCACCCCATCCCGGGGGAGGTCTTCAGCGGGGGGCCCAGCCCGCCCTTCTCCATGTCCAGCAATAGCGGCTACAGCGGGGCTCTGTCGCACCCCAACCCGGAGCTCAGCGAGGCGGCGGTGTGGTAG
- the SDSL gene encoding serine dehydratase-like, producing MAAQPPGGHKPFHVVSPVLESLSLSEAVGTKVLMKLENVQPSGSFKIRGIGHLCQDAAKRGCRHFVCSSGGNAGLAAAFAARELALPITVVLPSSSGPTAVRKLQQLGATVEVYGKVWDDANSRAQELAKTEGWVIIPPFDHPLVWEGHASLVRELKDSLEDKPGAIVVAVGGGGLLAGVVAGLQQVGWHDVPIIAAETLGAHSFHEALKAGRLVTLPDITSVATCLGAKTVAARALECARECQVLSQVVQDAEAVRAVQQFLDDERLLVEPGCGAALAVLYSGRLRRLQGQGRLPSPLRPVLLVVCGGSNIDSAQLRALKSQLGLQ from the exons ATGGCAGCCCAGCCGCCCGGGGGCCACAAGCCCTTCCACGTTGTTTCTCCCGTCCTGGAGAGCCTGTCCCTCTCCGAGGCCGTGGGCACCAAGGTCCTCATGAAGCTGGAGAACGTCCAGCCCTCGGGATCCTTCAAGATCCGGGGCAtcgggcacctgtgccaggat GCTGCCAAGAGGGGCTGCCGCCACTTCGTCTGCTCCTCAG gagggaACGCGGGTCTGGCGGCGGCGTTCGCGGCCcgggagctggccctgcccatcACCGTggtgctgcccagcagcagcggCCCCACCGCCGTGCGAaaactgcagcagctgggggccACGGTCGAGGTCTAcggcaag GTGTGGGATGATGCCaacagcagagcccaggagctggCTAAGACAGAGGGCTGGGTCATCATCCCCCCCTTCGACCACCCCTTGGTGTG GGAGGGTCACGCCAGCCTGGTCCGCGAGCTGAAGGACTCTCTGGAGGACAAACCAGGTGCCATCGTGGTGGCGGTGGGTGGCGGGGGGCTGCTGGCCGGTGTGGTGGCCGGCCTGCAGCAGGTGGGCTGGCACGATGTCCCCATCATCGCCGCCGAGACGCTGGGGGCTCACAGCTTCCACGAGGCCCTCAAAGCCGGCCGGCTCGTCACCCTGCCCGACATCACCAG cgTGGCCACGTGCCTGGGAGCCAAGACGGTGGCGGCGCGGGCGCTGGAGTGTGCCCGGGAGTGCCAGGTGCTCTCGCAGGTGGTGCAGGACGCCGAGGCCGTGAGGGCTGTGCAGCAGTTCCTGG ATGACGAGCGGCTGCTGGTGGAGCCGGGGTGCGGGGCGGCCCTGGCCGTGCTGTACTCGGGGCGGCTGCGgcggctgcagggccaggggcggCTGCCGAGCCCGCTGCGCCCCGTGCTGCTCGTGGTGTGCGGCGGCAGCAACATCGACTCGGCCCAGCTGCGGGCCCTGAAGagccagctggggctgcagtga
- the LHX5 gene encoding LIM/homeobox protein Lhx5 isoform X1, which yields MMVHCAGCERPILDRFLLNVLDRAWHIKCVQCCECKCNLTEKCFSREGKLYCKNDFFRRFGTKCAGCSQGISPSDLVRKARNKVFHLNCFTCMVCNKQLSTGEELYIIDENKFVCKEDYLNSPSLKEGSLNSEAKLPFDFLGSCLCVRRAGPGPLLLSQPCRAPLLTPFRGLSLRPAPGAGSCHASQWGRCCERVSSCTDRSLSPDLQDPMQDDTKETDNSTSSDKETTNNENEEQNSGTKRRGPRTTIKAKQLETLKAAFAATPKPTRHIREQLAQETGLNMRVIQVWFQNRRSKERRMKQLSALGARRHAFFRSPRRMRPLGGRLDESEMLGSTPYTYYGDYQGDYYGPGGNYDFFPHGPPSQAQSPADSSYLQNSGPGSTPLGPLEPPLSGHHSSENQRYTDMISHPDTPSPEPGMTGSLHPIPGEVFSGGPSPPFSMSSNSGYSGALSHPNPELSEAAVW from the exons ATGATGGTGCATTGTGCGGGCTGCGAGAGGCCGATTTTGGACCGCTTCCTACTCAACGTCTTGGACAGGGCATGGCACATCAAATGCGTCCAGTGCTGCGAGTGCAAGTGCAACCTGACCGAGAAATGCTTCTCCAGGGAAGGGAAACTCTACTGCAAAAATGACTTTTTCAG GAGGTTTGGTACCAAATGCGCCGGCTGCTCCCAAGGGATCTCTCCCAGCGACCTCGTCCGGAAAGCCCGGAATAAAGTCTTTCACCTGAACTGTTTCACCTGCATGGTCTGCAACAAGCAGCTCTCCACGGGCGAGGAACTCTATATCATCGACGAAAACAAATTTGTTTGCAAAGAGGATTATTTGAACTCTCCCAGTTTGAAGGAAGGCAGCCTCAACTCAG AGGCAAAGCTCCCATTTGACTTCCTTGGAAGCTGTCTCTGCgtcaggagagcagggccaggccccctcctgctgtcccagccaTGCCGGGCGCCCCTGCTCACCCCCTTCCGCGGGCTCTCTCTCCGTCCAGCACCCGGGGCCGGATCCTGCCACGCCAGTCAGTGGGGCCGCTGCTGTGAGCGAG TGTCCTCATGTACAGACAGGAGTTTGTCCCCGGATCTCCAGGACCCCATGCAGGACGACACCAAGGAGACGGACAACTCCACCTCCTCGGACAAGGAGACCACCAACAACGAGAACGAGGAGCAGAACTCGGGCACCAAGCGCCGGGGGCCCCGCACCACCATTAAAGCCAAGCAGCTGGAGACCCTCAAAGCTGCCTTCGCCgccacccccaaacccacccggCACATCCGGGAGCAGCTGGCCCAGGAGACCGGCCTCAACATGAGAGTCATCCAG GTGTGGTTCCAGAACCGTCGGTCCAAGGAGCGGCGGATGAAGCAGCTGAGCGCGCTGGGCGCCCGGCGGCACGCGTTCTTCCGCAGCCCCCGCAGGATGCGGCCCCTCGGCGGCCGCCTCGACGAGTCCGAGATGCTCGGCTCCACGCCCTACACGTACTACGGAG attACCAAGGTGACTACTACGGGCCGGGAGGCAACTATGACTTTTTCCCCCACGGGCCGCCCTCCCAAGCCCAGTCCCCGGCCGACTCCAGCTACCTTCAGAACTCAGGACCCGGCTCCACACCCCTGGGACCCTTGGAGCCCCCCCTAAGCGGACACCACTCCTCAGAAAACCAAAGGTACACGGATATGATCTCGCACCCCGACACGCCGAGCCCCGAGCCGGGGATGACGGGCTCGCTGCACCCCATCCCGGGGGAGGTCTTCAGCGGGGGGCCCAGCCCGCCCTTCTCCATGTCCAGCAATAGCGGCTACAGCGGGGCTCTGTCGCACCCCAACCCGGAGCTCAGCGAGGCGGCGGTGTGGTAG
- the LHX5 gene encoding LIM/homeobox protein Lhx5 isoform X3, whose protein sequence is MMVHCAGCERPILDRFLLNVLDRAWHIKCVQCCECKCNLTEKCFSREGKLYCKNDFFRRFGTKCAGCSQGISPSDLVRKARNKVFHLNCFTCMVCNKQLSTGEELYIIDENKFVCKEDYLNSPSLKEGSLNSVSSCTDRSLSPDLQDPMQDDTKETDNSTSSDKETTNNENEEQNSGTKRRGPRTTIKAKQLETLKAAFAATPKPTRHIREQLAQETGLNMRVIQVWFQNRRSKERRMKQLSALGARRHAFFRSPRRMRPLGGRLDESEMLGSTPYTYYGDYQGDYYGPGGNYDFFPHGPPSQAQSPADSSYLQNSGPGSTPLGPLEPPLSGHHSSENQRYTDMISHPDTPSPEPGMTGSLHPIPGEVFSGGPSPPFSMSSNSGYSGALSHPNPELSEAAVW, encoded by the exons ATGATGGTGCATTGTGCGGGCTGCGAGAGGCCGATTTTGGACCGCTTCCTACTCAACGTCTTGGACAGGGCATGGCACATCAAATGCGTCCAGTGCTGCGAGTGCAAGTGCAACCTGACCGAGAAATGCTTCTCCAGGGAAGGGAAACTCTACTGCAAAAATGACTTTTTCAG GAGGTTTGGTACCAAATGCGCCGGCTGCTCCCAAGGGATCTCTCCCAGCGACCTCGTCCGGAAAGCCCGGAATAAAGTCTTTCACCTGAACTGTTTCACCTGCATGGTCTGCAACAAGCAGCTCTCCACGGGCGAGGAACTCTATATCATCGACGAAAACAAATTTGTTTGCAAAGAGGATTATTTGAACTCTCCCAGTTTGAAGGAAGGCAGCCTCAACTCAG TGTCCTCATGTACAGACAGGAGTTTGTCCCCGGATCTCCAGGACCCCATGCAGGACGACACCAAGGAGACGGACAACTCCACCTCCTCGGACAAGGAGACCACCAACAACGAGAACGAGGAGCAGAACTCGGGCACCAAGCGCCGGGGGCCCCGCACCACCATTAAAGCCAAGCAGCTGGAGACCCTCAAAGCTGCCTTCGCCgccacccccaaacccacccggCACATCCGGGAGCAGCTGGCCCAGGAGACCGGCCTCAACATGAGAGTCATCCAG GTGTGGTTCCAGAACCGTCGGTCCAAGGAGCGGCGGATGAAGCAGCTGAGCGCGCTGGGCGCCCGGCGGCACGCGTTCTTCCGCAGCCCCCGCAGGATGCGGCCCCTCGGCGGCCGCCTCGACGAGTCCGAGATGCTCGGCTCCACGCCCTACACGTACTACGGAG attACCAAGGTGACTACTACGGGCCGGGAGGCAACTATGACTTTTTCCCCCACGGGCCGCCCTCCCAAGCCCAGTCCCCGGCCGACTCCAGCTACCTTCAGAACTCAGGACCCGGCTCCACACCCCTGGGACCCTTGGAGCCCCCCCTAAGCGGACACCACTCCTCAGAAAACCAAAGGTACACGGATATGATCTCGCACCCCGACACGCCGAGCCCCGAGCCGGGGATGACGGGCTCGCTGCACCCCATCCCGGGGGAGGTCTTCAGCGGGGGGCCCAGCCCGCCCTTCTCCATGTCCAGCAATAGCGGCTACAGCGGGGCTCTGTCGCACCCCAACCCGGAGCTCAGCGAGGCGGCGGTGTGGTAG